The Paeniglutamicibacter sulfureus genome includes a region encoding these proteins:
- a CDS encoding GntR family transcriptional regulator: MPVNAMISALPLAEGSTHAHTGAWVAAVLRSRIAEGQLLPGAKLSEQALSDALGVSRNTLREAFAVLDHELVITRIPNRGVFVTSPGPEGVREIYGVRRMIEPAAVLWGPNLNVEALAAIIVDARKALAAGDIASMADANQCFHEELVRATGSQHLQELMTKVLAQMRLVFHAMGDAPDFHSHYVERNAGLVRLLAEGKREEAAAAMRGYLDRAEAELLAHLGESEGN; the protein is encoded by the coding sequence ATGCCAGTGAACGCCATGATCTCCGCACTGCCCCTGGCCGAGGGGTCAACCCACGCACACACCGGCGCGTGGGTTGCCGCTGTGCTGCGCTCGCGCATTGCCGAGGGACAGCTGCTCCCCGGAGCGAAGCTCTCCGAACAAGCCCTCTCCGATGCGCTGGGGGTTTCACGCAACACCCTGCGCGAGGCCTTTGCGGTCCTTGACCACGAGCTGGTCATCACCAGGATCCCCAACCGCGGCGTCTTCGTTACCTCCCCCGGTCCCGAAGGGGTGCGGGAGATTTACGGGGTGCGGCGCATGATCGAGCCCGCGGCCGTCCTGTGGGGGCCCAACCTGAATGTCGAGGCGCTGGCAGCGATCATCGTGGATGCGCGCAAGGCCCTGGCGGCCGGGGACATTGCCAGCATGGCAGATGCCAACCAGTGCTTCCATGAGGAGCTGGTCCGGGCCACCGGCAGCCAGCACCTGCAGGAACTCATGACCAAGGTCCTGGCGCAGATGCGCCTGGTCTTCCACGCCATGGGCGATGCGCCGGATTTCCATTCGCACTATGTGGAACGCAATGCCGGCTTGGTTCGGCTCCTGGCCGAGGGCAAGCGCGAAGAGGCAGCCGCTGCAATGCGCGGCTACCTTGACCGCGCCGAAGCGGAACTGCTGGCGCACCTGGGCGAATCCGAAGGGAACTGA
- a CDS encoding SurA N-terminal domain-containing protein: protein MLQKKWVISMSLIASLAFMTGCSAAEEPGAAPEASAPAPEAAPSDAAAPKPDVSGIPEVIAEVNGEKITNADFVRIYEGQFPQMVQQAQASGQELDQGQLRKQTAEGLVNTELLIQQAKKKKIFATSKDLDQALGDVAKTNDMSAKDFLATMDKQGLNEDVVRTQLKTQLEVGRLISKEVGDFTPTDKELKDAYQVVLEQYKGQASAGAEAPEAPSFKKMKPELEQQLKLQKEGAAVKGYVAELRKDAKVTMNM from the coding sequence ATGTTGCAGAAGAAGTGGGTTATTTCCATGTCCCTGATCGCCTCGTTGGCGTTCATGACCGGGTGCAGTGCCGCGGAGGAACCGGGAGCCGCCCCCGAGGCCAGCGCCCCGGCCCCTGAAGCGGCGCCATCGGACGCCGCGGCACCGAAGCCGGATGTTTCCGGAATCCCGGAGGTCATTGCCGAAGTCAACGGCGAGAAAATCACCAACGCCGACTTCGTCCGCATCTACGAGGGCCAGTTCCCCCAGATGGTTCAGCAGGCGCAAGCCTCGGGTCAGGAGCTTGACCAGGGCCAGTTGCGCAAGCAGACTGCCGAGGGTCTGGTGAACACCGAGCTGCTGATCCAGCAGGCGAAAAAGAAGAAGATCTTCGCGACATCCAAGGACCTTGACCAGGCACTTGGCGATGTGGCGAAGACCAATGACATGAGCGCCAAGGATTTTTTGGCGACCATGGATAAGCAGGGGCTGAACGAGGACGTGGTTCGCACCCAATTGAAGACCCAGCTCGAGGTCGGGCGGCTGATCTCCAAGGAAGTCGGAGATTTCACGCCCACCGACAAGGAACTCAAGGATGCCTACCAGGTCGTGCTTGAGCAGTACAAGGGCCAGGCCTCCGCCGGCGCGGAGGCACCCGAGGCGCCTTCATTCAAGAAGATGAAGCCCGAGCTCGAACAGCAGCTCAAGCTCCAAAAGGAAGGTGCCGCGGTCAAAGGCTACGTCGCGGAGCTGCGCAAGGACGCCAAGGTCACCATGAACATGTAG
- a CDS encoding amino acid ABC transporter ATP-binding protein, whose protein sequence is MNPVLESPSPVRTDEIRRPLVQAQGVRKSYGPIQVLKGIDLQVDAGQVMCLLGPSGSGKSTFLRCINHLERIDGGRINFDGELIGYAQRNGKLHEMKPREVARQRRGIGMVFQRFNLFPHLTALENIIAAPIGIRKVPKAQAVAQAHALLEQVGLGDKAGLHPAKLSGGQQQRVAIARALAMEPKLMLFDEPTSALDPELVGDVLDVMQKLAASGMTMIVVTHEIGFARNVADEVVFMDAGIVVESGAPAKVLGNPSHERTRAFLENVI, encoded by the coding sequence ATGAACCCCGTCCTTGAATCCCCGTCCCCGGTACGCACCGACGAAATCCGCAGGCCGCTCGTCCAGGCTCAGGGGGTGCGCAAGAGCTACGGCCCGATCCAGGTGCTCAAGGGCATCGACCTGCAGGTCGACGCCGGGCAGGTCATGTGCCTGCTTGGGCCCTCCGGTTCCGGGAAGTCCACCTTCCTGCGCTGCATCAACCACCTTGAGCGCATCGACGGCGGGCGGATCAACTTCGACGGCGAACTCATCGGCTACGCCCAGCGCAACGGCAAGCTCCACGAGATGAAGCCGCGCGAGGTCGCGCGGCAACGCCGCGGCATCGGCATGGTCTTCCAGCGCTTCAACCTCTTTCCGCACCTGACTGCGCTGGAGAACATCATCGCCGCACCCATCGGCATCAGGAAGGTTCCCAAGGCGCAGGCCGTCGCCCAGGCCCATGCGCTGCTCGAGCAGGTCGGTCTGGGCGACAAGGCCGGGCTGCACCCTGCCAAGCTCTCCGGAGGGCAGCAGCAGCGCGTGGCCATTGCGCGTGCGCTGGCCATGGAACCCAAGTTGATGCTCTTTGATGAGCCGACCAGTGCCCTGGACCCGGAGCTGGTGGGCGATGTGCTGGACGTGATGCAGAAGCTGGCCGCCAGCGGCATGACCATGATCGTGGTGACCCACGAAATCGGGTTCGCCCGCAACGTTGCCGACGAAGTGGTGTTCATGGACGCCGGCATCGTGGTCGAATCGGGTGCACCCGCCAAGGTGCTGGGCAACCCCAGCCACGAACGAACCAGGGCCTTTCTGGAGAACGTGATTTAG
- a CDS encoding amino acid ABC transporter permease, which yields MAGNSTALRQPAPAQPEAGEPGAHDIVAVPLRHPGRWVLASLILLVLLGVATSLWRNPNIDHPTIAKYLFSDRIVAGAVLTVALTILTMVLSTILGIVLALMRLSANPVLNSVAWLYVWIFRGTPLLVQIVFWGYLGLLYKQLSLGVPFTEFTVFTVDTNALIPAFVAGVIALTTNQAAYTAEIVRAGMLSVDQGQKEACYSLGMTPLFTLFKVELPQAMRVIIPPMGNETISMLKDTALLSLIAVAELYTVAARISSQNLHQVELLIVVSIWYLALTSILSVPQYYLERHYGRGSRTLGPTPIGRAVALANRVRRSK from the coding sequence ATGGCGGGAAATAGCACTGCGCTGAGGCAGCCCGCACCCGCACAGCCGGAGGCGGGGGAACCCGGCGCACACGACATCGTGGCCGTCCCGCTGCGCCACCCCGGCCGCTGGGTCCTGGCCTCCCTCATCCTGCTGGTCCTTCTCGGCGTGGCAACCTCGCTGTGGCGCAACCCCAACATCGACCACCCCACGATCGCCAAGTACCTCTTCAGCGACCGGATCGTGGCCGGCGCGGTGCTCACGGTGGCCCTGACGATCCTGACCATGGTCCTGTCCACCATCCTGGGCATCGTGCTGGCACTCATGCGGCTCTCCGCCAACCCGGTGCTCAACTCCGTCGCCTGGCTGTATGTCTGGATCTTCCGGGGCACGCCGCTGCTGGTGCAAATCGTGTTCTGGGGCTACCTCGGACTGCTCTACAAGCAGTTGTCCCTGGGTGTTCCCTTCACCGAGTTCACGGTCTTCACCGTGGACACCAACGCGTTGATCCCGGCGTTCGTGGCCGGCGTGATCGCCCTTACCACCAACCAGGCCGCCTACACCGCGGAGATCGTCCGCGCCGGCATGCTCTCGGTCGACCAGGGGCAGAAGGAGGCCTGCTACTCCCTGGGCATGACCCCGCTGTTCACTCTGTTCAAGGTGGAACTGCCGCAGGCCATGCGGGTCATCATCCCGCCCATGGGCAATGAGACGATTTCCATGCTCAAGGACACGGCGCTGCTTTCGCTGATTGCCGTGGCGGAGCTCTACACCGTGGCAGCCCGCATCTCTTCGCAGAACCTGCACCAGGTGGAACTGCTGATCGTGGTCAGCATCTGGTACCTGGCGCTGACCTCCATCCTGTCGGTTCCGCAGTACTACCTCGAGCGCCACTACGGCCGGGGGAGCCGGACCCTGGGACCCACACCCATCGGCAGGGCAGTGGCCCTGGCCAACCGCGTACGCCGCAGCAAGTAA
- a CDS encoding ABC transporter substrate-binding protein, whose amino-acid sequence MNITAHNRRPRLALLSTAALAIGLALTGCATDEPVAAGTPAPEHSVEVDSAAAAALPAKYKDAGAINVAADMPNPPMEMLDKNNNPTGLDYDLSQAMGGKLGVKFNFQQQAFDTAIPSLQAGKHDIIFAGMNDTAERQKVLNFVDYFHAGFKILVNASNPEGIGSIIDLCGKPVAVQKATVQVEYLVSFAQKCSDAGKPPIELVQLPTELDAQTAVRSGKAVADVVDASVAAYAAATAGDGKLFELVKDPEFPNGYNPVYTGIGLLKENQDLTEALHLALQSLIEDGTYTRLMEKYDLADFAVTEAGVNNGGK is encoded by the coding sequence ATGAACATCACCGCGCACAACCGCCGTCCCAGGTTGGCATTGCTTTCCACCGCCGCATTGGCCATTGGCCTGGCCCTGACCGGCTGTGCCACGGACGAACCCGTTGCCGCCGGAACTCCGGCACCTGAGCACAGCGTCGAAGTCGACTCTGCCGCCGCGGCCGCCCTGCCCGCGAAGTACAAGGACGCCGGGGCCATCAACGTGGCCGCCGACATGCCCAACCCGCCCATGGAGATGCTGGACAAGAACAACAACCCCACCGGCCTCGACTACGACCTGTCCCAGGCCATGGGCGGAAAGCTCGGCGTGAAGTTCAACTTCCAGCAGCAGGCCTTCGACACCGCCATCCCGTCCCTGCAGGCGGGCAAGCACGACATCATCTTCGCGGGGATGAACGACACCGCCGAACGCCAGAAGGTGCTGAACTTCGTGGACTATTTCCACGCCGGGTTCAAGATCCTGGTCAATGCCTCCAACCCCGAGGGGATCGGATCCATCATCGACCTGTGCGGCAAGCCGGTAGCCGTCCAGAAGGCCACCGTGCAGGTCGAATACCTGGTTTCCTTCGCCCAGAAGTGCTCCGACGCCGGCAAGCCGCCGATCGAGCTGGTGCAGCTTCCCACCGAACTTGACGCCCAAACCGCCGTGCGCTCGGGCAAGGCCGTCGCCGATGTCGTCGATGCCTCGGTCGCCGCCTACGCCGCCGCCACCGCGGGGGACGGCAAGCTCTTCGAACTGGTCAAGGACCCCGAATTCCCCAACGGTTACAACCCCGTCTACACCGGCATCGGGCTGCTGAAGGAAAACCAGGACCTCACCGAGGCGCTGCACCTGGCGCTGCAGTCATTGATCGAGGACGGCACCTACACCAGACTCATGGAAAAGTATGACCTGGCCGACTTCGCCGTGACCGAGGCCGGTGTCAACAATGGCGGGAAATAG
- the lysA gene encoding diaminopimelate decarboxylase, whose amino-acid sequence MTVTQQMHHPDLNLLMDILPEESEVSDTGELSIGGVPVGELARQYGTPAYIMDETGLRRQIRRFVQGMKSRRPNSEVLFASKSLPCVAMYAIAQAEGLSVDVAGGGELMMALTAGVNPGNIYLHGNAKSDAEIQMALAAGIRAIIVDNFNDLDRLEAMATKKQHVLLRMIPGITPATHASQVTGGNDSKFGLPPADITRAIERIARHPLLYFEGIHVHIGSQVLETEPFAQAVKSVAEFGSFDTYDVGGGLGVKYTYDEIAPSVEDYLDTLTEAAARLLPAEARLIIEPGRSLVARAGITLYSVNTVKTTGKTFVAVNGGMADNIDIALTGQRYEAVMASKIGAEPTVVADVVGRQCESGDLMCADVPLADPQVGDLVAMPATGAYAYTLANNYNGACKPPVIFCANGSSTLAVARETYEDLLRTQQPALQRRW is encoded by the coding sequence ATGACAGTCACCCAGCAAATGCACCATCCGGACCTCAACTTGTTGATGGACATCCTCCCCGAGGAATCAGAGGTATCCGACACCGGCGAATTGTCCATCGGCGGGGTACCGGTCGGCGAACTGGCCCGGCAATACGGGACCCCCGCCTACATCATGGACGAGACCGGACTGCGTCGGCAGATCCGCCGCTTCGTCCAGGGCATGAAGTCCAGGCGCCCCAACTCCGAGGTGCTCTTCGCCTCCAAGTCGCTGCCGTGTGTTGCCATGTATGCGATCGCGCAGGCCGAGGGGCTCAGCGTCGACGTTGCAGGTGGCGGGGAACTCATGATGGCCCTGACCGCCGGCGTCAACCCCGGGAACATCTACCTGCACGGCAATGCCAAGTCCGACGCTGAAATCCAGATGGCACTGGCAGCTGGCATCCGGGCGATCATCGTGGACAACTTCAACGACCTGGACCGGCTCGAGGCCATGGCGACGAAAAAGCAACACGTCCTGCTTCGGATGATCCCGGGCATTACCCCGGCCACACACGCCTCGCAGGTCACCGGCGGCAACGATTCGAAATTCGGGCTTCCCCCCGCCGACATCACCCGCGCCATCGAACGCATCGCCCGGCACCCCCTGCTGTACTTCGAGGGCATCCACGTCCATATCGGCTCGCAGGTGCTGGAAACCGAGCCATTTGCCCAGGCCGTGAAATCCGTTGCCGAATTCGGAAGCTTCGACACCTATGACGTGGGCGGGGGATTGGGCGTGAAATACACCTACGACGAGATCGCCCCGAGCGTCGAAGACTACCTGGACACACTGACCGAGGCCGCAGCCCGGCTATTGCCCGCCGAGGCAAGGCTCATCATCGAGCCCGGTCGCTCGCTCGTGGCCCGCGCCGGCATCACCCTTTATTCGGTCAACACAGTCAAAACCACGGGCAAGACGTTCGTCGCAGTCAACGGAGGCATGGCCGACAACATCGACATCGCCCTTACCGGACAACGCTACGAGGCCGTGATGGCCTCCAAGATCGGCGCCGAGCCCACCGTGGTCGCAGACGTCGTGGGACGTCAATGCGAATCCGGCGACCTCATGTGCGCGGACGTCCCATTGGCGGATCCGCAGGTCGGGGACCTGGTAGCCATGCCGGCGACCGGGGCCTACGCCTACACGCTGGCCAACAACTACAACGGCGCCTGCAAGCCGCCGGTCATCTTCTGCGCCAACGGGTCCTCCACGCTCGCTGTCGCCCGGGAAACCTATGAAGACCTGTTACGCACCCAACAACCTGCCCTGCAGCGTCGCTGGTAA
- a CDS encoding PucR family transcriptional regulator — protein MSDPLKTWTAQEERTSLNSTGRPLTLAGLLESLGAPLLTPLTGSRGLAASISVPVIHDPLDPLPETPGGILLLVGMAPNHEALNDLIARAAEHGFGAVVVKNRGKAPDAAHLAHAALPVLVVDDQVPWLHLDNLITAVTSGRPAGSNAANSHGEDLFVLANALATATDGAVAIEDLDQNILAYSNLERHTVDPLRRSGILARQVPQMDKNADQYRSVMLTDSVVHFPYDPDDGELPRCAAPVRAGRQMLGSIWVIEDKATLGPDGEAAILEVARLAAIHILRSQNAVDLERQVRTEWLRSALEGHGSDPATSARFGLMEGVSPVLLGFKFAPLPAGKAPGSAFPLTRQLALAAEQYCSIFHPNVSAVESGTMVYVLVPAIGSEQAAMRLAGGASGAVAARLGCQVDVAVSSVEGSLLGLVELRRELEDVVRVLESPGPHRGAGRVVGTKEVNAALLLDQLERVLRSRPRLVHPGVRELLENDAASGTEYQSSLCAYFAATGDVALAARTLNVHPNTLRYRIKRATELFGLDFSTGDEQLALWVQLRVATGRTA, from the coding sequence TTGTCTGATCCGCTAAAGACGTGGACGGCACAGGAAGAACGGACCTCGTTGAACAGCACCGGACGACCGCTCACCTTGGCCGGGCTCCTGGAGAGCCTGGGCGCCCCGCTGCTGACCCCGCTGACCGGAAGCCGGGGCCTGGCCGCCTCGATTTCCGTCCCGGTCATCCATGACCCCCTGGATCCGCTGCCGGAAACTCCCGGCGGGATCCTGCTGCTCGTGGGCATGGCACCAAACCACGAGGCCCTGAACGACCTGATTGCGCGGGCGGCCGAGCATGGGTTTGGCGCGGTGGTCGTCAAGAACCGTGGGAAGGCACCGGACGCGGCGCACCTGGCCCATGCGGCTCTGCCGGTGCTCGTCGTTGATGACCAGGTCCCGTGGCTGCATCTGGACAACCTCATCACTGCGGTGACCAGCGGCCGTCCCGCGGGTAGCAACGCTGCAAATTCGCACGGAGAGGACCTGTTTGTGCTGGCCAACGCGTTGGCCACGGCCACCGACGGCGCAGTGGCCATCGAGGACCTGGACCAGAACATCCTCGCGTACTCGAACCTAGAGCGGCATACCGTCGACCCGCTGCGCCGCAGCGGCATCCTGGCCAGGCAGGTTCCGCAAATGGATAAGAACGCCGACCAGTACCGGTCCGTCATGCTGACCGATTCCGTGGTCCATTTCCCCTATGATCCCGACGACGGCGAATTGCCCCGCTGTGCGGCGCCGGTGCGCGCCGGCCGGCAAATGCTGGGTTCAATTTGGGTAATCGAGGACAAGGCCACGCTGGGTCCCGACGGGGAGGCCGCCATTCTGGAAGTCGCACGCCTTGCGGCCATTCACATCCTGCGTTCACAAAACGCAGTGGACCTGGAACGCCAGGTGCGCACCGAATGGCTACGATCGGCGCTGGAAGGACACGGTTCCGATCCGGCAACCTCTGCCCGTTTCGGACTCATGGAGGGGGTGTCCCCGGTCCTGCTGGGTTTCAAGTTTGCCCCGCTGCCCGCTGGGAAGGCTCCCGGCAGTGCATTTCCGCTGACCCGCCAGCTGGCACTCGCCGCCGAACAATACTGCTCGATTTTCCATCCCAATGTCTCCGCGGTGGAATCCGGGACCATGGTCTACGTCCTGGTCCCGGCCATTGGATCCGAACAAGCCGCCATGCGACTTGCCGGCGGCGCGTCCGGCGCCGTGGCCGCCCGCCTGGGATGCCAAGTGGACGTCGCCGTAAGCTCCGTGGAAGGCAGTTTGCTGGGCCTGGTCGAACTGCGCAGGGAACTTGAGGACGTGGTGCGGGTGCTCGAAAGCCCCGGCCCCCATCGAGGTGCCGGCCGCGTGGTGGGAACCAAGGAAGTGAATGCGGCCTTGCTCCTGGACCAACTGGAGCGCGTGCTGCGGTCGCGGCCGCGGTTGGTGCATCCCGGGGTGCGGGAACTGCTGGAGAACGACGCCGCTTCGGGAACCGAGTACCAGTCAAGCCTGTGCGCCTACTTTGCCGCCACGGGCGACGTGGCGTTGGCAGCCCGGACATTGAACGTGCATCCCAACACCCTGCGCTACCGAATCAAACGAGCCACAGAATTGTTCGGACTGGACTTTTCAACCGGGGACGAGCAGCTTGCGCTGTGGGTGCAATTGCGTGTCGCGACGGGACGCACGGCGTAA
- a CDS encoding MFS transporter codes for MASHGSATPSAAVADWSVKRSRSSAGDLRETQPVSDEKDRNVSVTTDRRKHWFPAALSLMMVGWGANQFVSLLVFYRQEHGFSEVMVTSMLGIYVVGLVPALLWGGRHSDRIGRKPVTLFAVTLSMAANVAMMGSVIGTAPLFGGRFMAGIATGLAMAAATSWVKELSQAPWDLHSAAGSGARRASLLTSAGFWLGPVVGGLLASFAPAPAIMPYALHIALCIPLLFIVARLPETRSSGTTGGTPGSHPAPHPGARKRFRLVVAPAAPWVFAAGTTGFAVVPAVIPGLGEGRLAYATAAVAITLGFSVLIQPLARRLDTVRNARSLLTGTTTAFLGLAAVLVAILAASPALGLVASAVLGSANGLLMVGGLLEIQRLAAAHELGKLTGFFYTLAYVGFLAPTVVAFAAQWIQTAWIMAGMLALCLVSLAFIGVNSRKYLPPLLERVDADPAVKVRKHKTS; via the coding sequence GTGGCAAGTCACGGATCGGCTACCCCCTCCGCTGCCGTGGCAGACTGGTCGGTGAAGCGCTCGCGATCGAGCGCCGGAGACCTGCGCGAGACGCAGCCCGTGAGTGATGAGAAGGACAGGAACGTGAGCGTCACAACCGACCGGCGGAAGCATTGGTTCCCCGCTGCCCTGAGCCTGATGATGGTGGGCTGGGGAGCCAACCAATTCGTTTCCCTGCTGGTGTTCTACCGCCAGGAACACGGCTTCTCCGAGGTCATGGTTACCTCGATGCTCGGCATCTACGTCGTGGGCCTGGTTCCGGCGCTGCTGTGGGGCGGCCGGCACTCGGACCGGATCGGCCGCAAGCCCGTCACGCTCTTTGCCGTCACCCTGTCCATGGCGGCCAACGTGGCCATGATGGGGTCGGTCATTGGCACCGCACCGCTGTTCGGCGGAAGGTTCATGGCTGGCATTGCCACGGGGCTGGCCATGGCGGCGGCCACCAGTTGGGTCAAGGAACTCTCCCAGGCGCCGTGGGACTTGCACTCCGCTGCGGGATCGGGCGCACGACGCGCCTCACTGCTCACCAGCGCCGGCTTCTGGCTTGGGCCCGTCGTGGGAGGCTTGCTGGCCAGCTTCGCCCCCGCTCCGGCGATCATGCCCTACGCGCTGCACATCGCCTTGTGCATCCCGTTGCTTTTCATCGTGGCCAGGCTGCCCGAGACACGCTCTAGCGGTACCACCGGGGGCACGCCGGGCTCCCATCCGGCCCCGCACCCCGGGGCACGCAAGCGATTCAGGCTGGTGGTGGCGCCGGCCGCACCATGGGTGTTCGCGGCGGGCACCACAGGCTTTGCCGTTGTGCCGGCGGTTATCCCCGGGTTGGGAGAGGGACGGCTCGCGTACGCCACCGCAGCAGTGGCCATCACCCTGGGCTTCAGCGTGCTGATCCAGCCGCTGGCTCGCAGGCTGGACACTGTCCGAAATGCGCGCTCGCTGCTGACCGGAACGACCACCGCCTTCCTGGGACTGGCCGCCGTGCTCGTTGCGATCCTGGCTGCCAGCCCCGCGCTCGGCCTGGTAGCCTCCGCGGTCCTGGGCTCGGCCAACGGGCTGCTCATGGTCGGCGGGCTCCTGGAGATCCAGCGCCTGGCGGCCGCCCACGAATTGGGCAAGCTCACGGGCTTCTTCTACACGCTGGCGTATGTGGGGTTCCTGGCACCCACAGTGGTGGCCTTCGCCGCGCAGTGGATCCAGACCGCCTGGATCATGGCAGGGATGCTGGCTTTGTGCCTGGTGTCGCTGGCCTTCATCGGGGTGAACTCACGCAAGTATCTGCCGCCGCTGCTCGAGCGGGTCGACGCGGATCCGGCCGTTAAAGTCCGCAAGCACAAAACCAGCTAA
- a CDS encoding adenosine deaminase: MKLPVAELHIHLEGTLEPEAILRLAKQNGVTLPWPSLEQLRDQYDFSNLQSFLDLFYTNLAVLRTRADFHEITLAYLRRAEASGVRHVELFFDPQAHLERGIGLGEVIGGIREALREGEERFGITHKLIACFWRHAPAASAMEILRTLLAEGHQIDGIGLDSSELGYPPALFRAVFDYARDHGLHVVAHAGEEGPPEYIVQALDLLKVERIDHGIRCLEDEGLVRRLVSERMPLTVCPLSNVRLRTVDTLADHPLKEMLVRGLNVSIHSDDPAYFGGYLDANFEAVDRELGLTNAERATLARNSIESSFLEEPAKSRLCAEVDFWLSAVGRDR; the protein is encoded by the coding sequence ATGAAGTTGCCCGTTGCCGAATTGCACATCCACCTCGAAGGAACGCTCGAACCCGAGGCCATCCTGCGCCTGGCCAAGCAGAACGGCGTCACGCTGCCGTGGCCGTCCCTGGAACAGCTGAGGGACCAGTACGACTTCAGCAATCTTCAGTCGTTCCTTGACCTGTTCTACACCAACCTTGCGGTGTTGCGGACCCGTGCCGACTTCCACGAGATCACCCTGGCCTACCTGCGCCGGGCCGAGGCCTCCGGAGTGCGGCATGTCGAGTTGTTCTTCGACCCGCAGGCGCACCTGGAACGCGGGATCGGGCTGGGCGAGGTCATCGGGGGCATCCGCGAGGCGCTGCGCGAGGGCGAGGAACGCTTCGGCATCACGCACAAGCTCATCGCCTGCTTCTGGCGGCATGCCCCGGCGGCCTCGGCCATGGAAATCCTGCGCACGCTTCTTGCCGAAGGGCACCAGATCGACGGCATCGGACTGGATTCCTCGGAGTTGGGCTATCCGCCCGCGCTGTTCCGGGCGGTCTTTGACTATGCGCGCGACCATGGGCTGCATGTGGTGGCGCACGCCGGGGAGGAGGGGCCGCCGGAATACATTGTCCAGGCCCTTGACCTGCTCAAGGTTGAACGCATCGACCACGGAATCCGCTGCCTCGAGGACGAGGGCCTGGTCCGGCGGTTGGTCTCGGAGCGGATGCCGCTGACCGTGTGCCCGCTCTCCAACGTGCGGCTGCGCACCGTCGACACCCTGGCCGACCATCCGCTGAAAGAGATGCTGGTACGGGGATTGAATGTTTCCATCCATTCGGATGACCCCGCCTATTTCGGCGGCTACCTTGACGCCAACTTCGAGGCGGTGGACCGGGAGCTGGGCCTGACGAACGCCGAGCGGGCGACACTGGCACGGAATTCGATCGAGTCGTCCTTCCTCGAGGAGCCGGCGAAGTCCCGCCTGTGCGCCGAGGTGGACTTCTGGCTGTCGGCCGTGGGCCGGGACAGGTAG
- a CDS encoding putative hydro-lyase yields the protein MTTANSPTTGAGERATLSPAQARELFRNGLTVPTAGFSLGYAQANLIIVPRDQAFDVLLFAQRNPKSCPILGVLDAGETSGDLLKGGDIRTDVPKYMVYENGVKIAEPTDLAEYWRDDLVTFIVGCSFTFETALMEGGIKIAHIDQGVNVPMFKTNIRSASAGSMSGPMVVSMRPIPASQVADAVRITSRYPAVHGAPVHIGNPEELGITDLSKPDFGDAVEIPAGHIPVFWACGVTPQAAVMESKPALAIGHAPGHMLITDARDSNYLVP from the coding sequence ATGACAACCGCCAATTCTCCAACAACCGGAGCAGGGGAGCGCGCAACGCTGTCCCCGGCCCAGGCACGCGAACTGTTCCGCAACGGATTGACGGTTCCGACCGCCGGCTTCTCCCTCGGCTACGCCCAGGCCAACCTGATCATCGTGCCCAGGGACCAGGCTTTCGACGTGTTGCTCTTCGCCCAGCGCAACCCCAAGTCCTGCCCGATCCTGGGCGTGCTGGACGCGGGGGAGACCAGCGGGGACCTGCTGAAGGGCGGGGACATCCGCACCGACGTGCCGAAGTACATGGTCTATGAAAACGGCGTGAAGATCGCCGAGCCCACGGACCTGGCCGAGTACTGGCGAGATGACCTGGTGACGTTCATCGTCGGCTGCTCGTTCACCTTCGAGACAGCCCTGATGGAGGGCGGCATCAAGATCGCCCACATCGACCAGGGCGTGAATGTGCCGATGTTCAAGACGAACATCCGCAGCGCCTCGGCCGGCTCCATGTCAGGGCCCATGGTGGTGTCGATGCGCCCCATCCCCGCTTCACAGGTCGCCGATGCCGTGCGCATCACCTCGCGCTACCCGGCGGTGCACGGGGCCCCGGTGCACATCGGCAACCCGGAGGAGCTGGGCATCACGGACCTCTCGAAGCCGGACTTCGGCGACGCCGTCGAAATCCCGGCCGGGCACATCCCGGTGTTCTGGGCCTGCGGGGTCACGCCGCAGGCCGCGGTCATGGAATCCAAGCCCGCGCTGGCCATCGGCCACGCGCCGGGGCACATGCTCATCACCGACGCCCGCGACAGCAACTACCTGGTTCCCTAG